Genomic DNA from Candidatus Nitronereus thalassa:
CAACACTATATGAGCTTAAATTCCAGTCCTTTACCTCGATTATCGCGACCCCTGCCCCTCTCCGCATCAAGATGATGTCTGGCATGTCACCATTCAGAAACGGCTGGAAGAAGATCTCGTAATCGTCTGAGAGCCGCTGGGCCAAGGACGTGGCAAGTGCTATCTCGCCAGGCGTTGGAGGCACCTTGAGCCGTTCAATGTTTTCGAGACATGGAAAAATTTTAGCCATCAAGGTTTCCCTTCACCAACGCGGCACAAAGTATCAAAGGCAGCTAACGACCCAAGCTCAGCGACCCGGCGCACGGGACGCGTGGATTGCAAACCACGACGTCATGCCGGGTTCGCTGCAGCGCATGGTTATGCGGCACTTGGTTGTGTACTTCATGGGCCTCTACTTTTCTGCTTACGACCAAAGGCGGCTGGTCGCGGTTACATTTTCCTTTCGTGATTATGAGGCGAAACTTTCTATTCAAGGCTTTCGGATGGATCTTCCTTTACCTTTTTCAGCCACGATGAATTCCAGCCATCGAACACCTTCAGTCTTACTAGGGTTCCAATGGGAATGAGTGGTGCCGGCCGGAACGAGTAGGCTGTCACCGGGTTTTAGGGTAATGGGTTCCTTGCCCTCCTGCTGGAAAACTGGTGTCCCAGAAACTACATAGAAGGTGACCGCCGCCGGATGAAAATGGCGACGGTTGACACCACCTGGCTCGTACTTCACATCTATGACTGTGAAGTCCAGATTCGCTGTGCCGTCCACTCCGCGTACTATGAGATCCGTAGGTGTTACCCCAGATTTTTGTGGGATGTCTTTCGGATCTTGTGCGTGAGCTACAGACGCAGCTAGAGCCGCCCCGAATAAGATGAGTTTAGTTAGTCTGTTCATTTTCAATCTCCATTTCGATGAGTGCCGCATAACAGTTTATTAAACGACACCTGTCGCAAAAGCTGGTGCCGCTTTATTTTTAGTTTGATAAGGTCAAAAACTAATGCTTTTTTACCTATTAAACAAGCACTTACTTATTTTTATTAACAAAGAATCTATCAGGAGAAGCGGCACTTGTCGCTTTTCCTGAAATTTACCTTACCTTCTTTGGTTTTATTTTTCCCTTATTTTTCAATACCTTGTATTAACTACGGTTCAAATAATCCCGGAGTTTTTGCGACTGTCGCCGTTTATATTGCTGTCACATTATTTATTGATTTTTTATGTTATTTTAATTACTGTACATATAACCAGCATGGAGTGCTTATGAATATTTACCGTCACGATGACACCCCGATTCCCCTAAATTCTAAACCCGTCAAGTTTCTGGACCGTTACCGCACTTGGTTAAGGCTCAACGGTTATGCCTGGCAAACCGAAAAGCACTACATTATGTGGGTTGCCAAATTTATTCGTTTTCATGGTATGAAGCATCCCGAAACCTTGGGGTCAGAGGATATCGCTGCTTTTCTCTCTGAAAAGACGCTCCAGGAGCATTGGTCACCAAGCACCCAAAAAACCGCCCTGAATGCCCTCGCCAATGTTTATACCAAGTTTTTAGGCATGGATATTGGCACCCTTCATTTTCGATATGCGGCGCCTGGAGGGACTCGAACCCCCAACCCTCGGTTCCGAAGACCCAACCGATCACGATAAGACTAAGAATGATTGAGTAGGATAGAGTATTCCAATCTCCGTATCAACACAAGCGTTTCGCTCCTTTTATGTGTGAACAAGTGTGATCCTGGTGGATTCAGAATTGGGAGTATAACTGGGAGTGAACCGGGAGTAAAACTGGGAGTGGATTGGGTCCCTGCGCCGAACTTGAAAGAAGGCGACCCCATGGGGGGACTTTTAGGGAAACCTTGTATACCTTGCCATTGAATAACATCCCCTCGATGAGTGGATTTCGACAGAAACCGTAGTGGGGAATAAAGATATTTTAGCAAGCCTATTTCCGGAGATTTAAGGTGATGTGCTTACTTATTTTTTCCCCATTCCGCAGCAGCAAAACGTCAACTCCTTTGCCAGCATACTTTTCTACCACTTTGGGCAACGTAGAACGGTCAATTATTTCAATTTCCCCAATCTGCCTGATAATATCCCCCCTTAAAACATCTGCATTAAATGCAGGTGAACCTTTGACCACCACCACCACCACAACTCCCTTATTACTCTCAATGAGTTGGCGTTCTTCCTCTTTAAGATCTCTAATTTTAACACCAAATACTGGCTCCTTACCCTTCACCCAAAAGGTTGCCGTGTAATCATAACGACGCACGTTATATGGAATGTAGGTTGTTTGCGTCCCCGTAGTTTGGGTAGTTGCTGTACCTGAGTAGCTGCCGGATCCACCAGAGCCAAAAACATTTCCGGATAAATTTGTCGTTTGGGTTTGCGTATTGGGCAAGCTAAGTGGCAAGGATCCAGAGAGTGTCTCTGTATATTCTGAATGCAATACAACAACCTCTGCGCCAACGGCTTTCCCTTGCTCCAATGCCTGGGATTCATCAATCTTGGCGGCATTGAAACGTGAATGTCCGATTAAATCATAGCCTTCTTCTCGCATGGCTAGAGTTTTACTTTCAAAGTCACCTCCACGAATTAGGGTTGGCTCAACCACAGAAGATTTGGGGGGTGCCGAAAGTGCTTTTAGATCAGCACCACCCGTATTATCATAATAAAATTTCGCAAAGGGATTGGGGGCGCACGCAGAGAGCAAGAGGATGGAAGCAATAAGAAAGAACCTCATAGGCTGCTCCTTTAGTCATCCATTATTGAATAGAACAGTTCAAAATAGTTTTCCCAGAAAATCCAAGCAGATAAAGCTTTTCAAAATCCAAGTTAAACCCTGAGACAATCTCATTGAGCATTTTATCTAGCACTGGAAAAGTTTCATTATCATCAAAGCGAAAACCTATATAATCATCGAATGTGATAACAAGCATGTATGATTTTCCATATTGCCTATTGGATTTTCCCTCAACACATTTTCTTATTAACTCACAAGTTTTTTTCCTGGTATCATTTACGCTAACCGCTTCATCCTTTACCTGAATTTTATGCCCCCTTTTTTCTGATCCTTCATAGCGCAAGTCACCTACTAAATTTACATGCCCATGTTCAAGAAAGTATTTCATTCGCAGGTAATCATCTTTCCCATCAACTGCTCTCGTAAATTCAACCTTTAACTCTTTTGGGGGCGTGTAGGACTTGTCAAGGATCGTAGCATCATAATTATCATTGTCCAAATTTGGTATACATGCGACATCTTTCCTATTTCCATATAAATTCATAGCTAGTTGACACAAAGGGAGGATTTCTTCAAAGAAGGGTTTGGCTAGCCCCTTCTTTAGAAGAGCTTGTTCTTTTAATTCTGGAGTTTTTGAAAACTCACTTATCTTTTCGTCAATCCAAGATTGGAGCTCTCTCGGACTTCTCGAAGCAATTAAGTCTTCTTGATTTAGAATGCTAGGCATTTACTTTCTAAAAATACCTTAGTGTCGGAATTTGGAAGCAGAAGACTGTAACTCATCAGGAAAAAACGGAACAACAAAGAGAAATCGTAGTGACCGATCATGCTTGAGTCTGAACAAAGTTACCTATTGGGGCTTTACAGGCAATTTTGGATCGCTTGTTTTCCTCAACTCTTACATTCCTTTCCCTCTGTTCTATTTGCCCCGACTGGACTGGGAAAGACCCATGAAAGGTGGACTGCTTAAGAGCATAATGGATTTTCACAATAGCGATTGCCACACAAAACGGTATCGGTCAAGAAGGCGCATTCAAATCAATGTTAATATCCGCGTTTAAATTCAGCCCTGCGGAATTCAAAAAATCCCTGATAAAAATGTTATGTAATGACCTAAATTCTTCTTTTGGCCCAATTGGATAACGTGGGAAGATAGTCGTACCTTGGGGTAAATTCTGACTCACGGAATCAAAATAGCCAAAATTAATAAGACCTCCCAATTGGCAGTTCTTGGCGTCAATCTCAATGTCAAATGCAAATTCTAGGGACTCCGAACCCAATAAAGCCCGATACTTTTCAACCTGAAACAGGACATTCGCAAATAGGGACCAAGCCCAGGAAGCCGCTAAATGGAAAGGTTGAAAATACTCATCCTTTTTCCTTAGATGGGTGAGTTCGATCATCCCATCTGAATATGTTTCAAAAGAAACTAAACAATGATCGGTCCCTCCCACACCACGTGTGCCCCTTAAGATGGGTCGGTAACTGTGAAGGTGAAATGGAATACACAAAGGATATGTGCCTAAATCACCTACGCTAGCATTGAAGGATTTTAATTCTGGACGAATTTCTTCTCGATTATGGACCCGATCAACGTTTACTGGATGCAACGGTAACGCCGTTCCCCTGATCCCGAACGCTTGTTCAGAGGCACTTGAAAAAATTTTGAAATTCTCAGAGAAGAGAAGTTGGCGATCCTTGAGCCTATTGTCCACAGTCGTCAAAGCACGATTTAGCTGTAAGGTAAGATCCTGAATTTCCCGCATCGTTAGTTTCTCGGATCGGTCGGCCCTTCTCACGTAACATTCTTTAGTGCTTTTATGGCGGTGAGGGCCTAACCAAGACCTCTCTACCCTAATAACTACCACGCCGGAACCGTCTTTTTCAGTTGCAACACCAGCACATTCTATTATGGGAATCTGAGGTTCGATACAATCTCTGCATTGTTTTCTGATACGATCCGCAAGATCATGACAATCCCGTAGGGCAAAAATTTCTTTTGCTCGTGCGGGATGATCACGGGATTCAGCAACCCCCAAAAAAACCGTTCCTCCATAGGAATTCCCAAAGGCAATGACTTCCTCTAGGATCACATCTCTAGCATATTCGCTAATATTCCCTTTACCCGATTGCCATGGATCTGAGGTTCCTTTTTTCGTTGGAAGTTGTCCCTTAAATTCAATCCCCTCTCCTTCCTGAATCTCATCCTTAATTATTTGGTCAACGTCTTCTTTGGTGAATTGGTTAGCTCGTTTATCTACCATTTCTTCAAAATACCCTATAAAGTTTAAAACTCAAACAGATATAGCTTTTATGGCTTGCCTGTATCTCGTGCTTCATTGGTTCTTGTACTACATTAATTTTACGCTGGTGTTATTCTAAAATTGTATAAAAACCTCGATTAATCTTGCATAATGGCCCTGTCGGGATTTTCAAACTCTTCCCGTAATTTCCGCCTGAATAGTTCCAGTTTTTCCTTTTGCTTCACAGGGGATAGTTTCTGAAATCGCGGGTCTCGTTTAAACTTCTCTTCCTCTAGTTGAAGGCTGCCTGTTAAAGGAGATGAAGGCTCTCCACTATTAGATCCTCCTTGCTCTATCCCCCCTCTATCGACTAAACCATCCAAGAATTGGGAAAAGGCTTTTAAATTGTCAGAAAGTGACATGCCTAACTCTTGTACTCGCTTGGCTTGGAGCACACCTTGTCTCAACTTAACATCGAATATCCTAAGCAATGACATGGCATGAGAATTGGCTGGTCCAGATTCCTTAATTGATTCATCATCAGTAAGAGTCCGTAACCACTTTCCATAGGAGTCATACAGGATCATATGATTGTTCATTATAGTGGGAACCTTCTCATACAAGACGTTATATTTCTTGCATTCAGCCAGATCCCCTATTACTTCAGCTTCTTCAAATTTCGTCATCTCTGCTTCGCACCTATCTAACTGATGAATATGTTCGTTTAGAATGTCACTAACCTTTCTGAATTCCTGCGCATAAAAGCGATCTAAGCTTTGAGGGCCGGTTTCAGCAGAGACATCTAGAGTCAATAAAATTAGGAACGTCCCTAATATAAAAAAATTCACGAGTCTTGGGGTGCCAGAAATACACATAACCCAACTATTCACTTCTTGGCTTGCAATATGACATAGGCCAAACTACACATCACGGTGCCTGCAATTATTTCCATAAAGACTAAAGAAAAATTTATCTTTAGGTTGGCATCTGCTCCCAGTAGTGGGAGGAACCTATAACCCCAAGAAATAGTATGTGTAGTTCCCCTAATGTCTACTTCTTTATAGCAAGGCACGTATAATACCAAAATCAATACCATTCCTAACCACACAATCAACACTTTGGATTTTAATGGCAGATCTTTCCAAGGAATCATATTGCCCAATATGTTATCCCTTATTCTCTGCAAGTGCTTCCAGGGAATCCACTCTGCAACCCATGGAACTATAACCCCTGCAAACAGGATGACCATAATGACGAGCCAGATGCCAAATCCATCAGAACTGTAGAAATAATTAAGAGCGAATAAAGATCCGATGCCAATTAGGAAAGCCGTCGCATAAGTTTTCCAATCATCCTTCATCAAACTTGCCATCATTCTTAGTTGAGGGATTTAGAAGAAGTATTCTTTTCAACAATGAATATCCGCAATTTTGACCTTTTTAATAGAGAAAACGCTAGTGAAAGATTTAGGATGAAGAATAGTGATTAAAAAAGAAGGAATAATACTGAAAGATAAACCAAGCTATCATGTTATTCTCGTTCTGTTTTGAGGACAAAGTAAGCATGGAAACGTCATGAATAATATACGCTCATGTCCGTACACCCTTGATGGGATAGATCACAAGATAGGCTTAACCACGGGAATTTGACTACTTGATGCCTTCACACAGGGCACCAAAGACAAACAAAAGAAGAGAAAATATGGTGTCGCTAATGTCCGTTAAGTTTGTTAATTCTGAAAATGAATGTAAATTATTTTCGGATCATATTTAATAAGATTAAATGAGATTGGGATAATCAATTCAATGGTCCATGATGGCATTATATTTGTTCGGTCACTGCTAATATATATAAAAAAGGCTTCAAAGCCTTCCCCGTTTCGGTCTTTAAAAAGAATAAGATATTTTTGCATTAGCCATTAAGACATCATGACGCATTTACGTGAATGACACGATTTGACGCATATCTCTGGTAATTTCGCTATAACCTATAGGCATAATATAAATTACTGAAAATACGTGTCAGAATCCGTCATCTGTCCTAAATACGTCATGACATGCGTGCACTTTCGCGCAACCCAATACCCCACCATCCCCGCCGATTGGCTTTGCGATCATCAATCAAGCCTCGTTCTTTCAGACAAAGACCCAGGGCCTTTTGTGATATAGGGTTTTCTCCGTTCTCTACGCACCATTTTTTATACGATTCGTAGAGGCCCTTAGAGGGCACAAAAGATTGGGGCTCTTGAATACAACAATCCGCCAGAAACCCACCCAGTGTATCCATTTCATCACGATAGGATTGAGTGGCGTTTTTCACGTCGTCTGGCATTCCGAGACCATGACTTTGCCACTTTAAACAGCCTTGTATAGCCCAATTCAGAATGCCTTGGTCTTCCTCACTCAATTTCTGCTTTAATTCCTTATCTTGTTCTTCTTCAGGAATTGTCTCTACAAAGGGAATGAGTCGAATCCTCCTCCATATCGCATGATCGGTGCCTTTAATATTGGGTTTATGGTTTGTTGCTAAGAATAATTTTAATGTTGGGGTAAACTCAAAAAATTCCTGGTGCAAGAACCTGGCCGTGATTTTGTCTCCGCCTGTCACTTGCTTTACTAAGGCTTCATCAAGTTTTTTCCCTTCCTGGCATTCCGTGGCCGTGACAAGACGTACCCCAACCAAGCGCGCTAGATCATTCGGAATCGCATTCTGTTTTTTTGCCAAAAACGTGGAGAAATCCGCTTGCTGAGCATAGTCACCCAGGCACGTCCGAATGGTTTCCAAGAAAGTGGATTTTCCGTTGGCCCCCGTACCATAAAGAATGAATAGAATTTGTTCGTTTGCCTGGCCCGTGAGACCATAACCGATCGCTCGTTGTAGGAAGTCCACCAAGTCTTGGCGTTCCTGCATGATCCGACACAGAAAGATTTCCCAAAGAGGGGCTGTGGCGTTAGCATCAAAATCGACGGGAGCCAGCTTGGTGATGAGTTTTCGGCGATCATGAGGAAGGAGTTCACCTGTGCGAAGATCAACCGTGCCATTTCGACAATTCAAAAGCATAGGTTCATTATCAAGCTCTGTCGGAGCGACTGGGATTTTTGCTTCAGACTCTGCCAAATGAATCATCCCCCGAAGTCGAGGGGTGGCTTCAGATTGCAAGGAATGGCGAATAACTTTTTTTCGGTCTTCCTTATCCTCGATTTTCTCAGCCTCATTGACAATTCCGCGAACGGTGGTCTTGGCTAACCGCACAATTTCCTCAGTATCATCCACTATCCATTGCTGCCCATTCCATACGAGCCATTTCTTCCACGGATGGCAATAGCGAATGAAGTCCCCATGAAGGGCAACTAAACGTTCAGCATTGCCATAGTCGGTTAGAGGAAACACTTTGCGAAGCATGATGGTAGGTTCTTCTTGTCGCCTCGTCCACCGTTGCCACCAGCCAGCCAGCTTATGTAATCTTGGATCGTCCAGACTAATTCGTTCCAGTTTGTACCAAACATGGCCCCACAGTGAGCCTTCCCTGACCAACCAATCATCCAGGCCAACTTTTATCCCAGACGTATCAGGCAGTTTGACGAATTGAACATGTGCGCCGCGTTGGATGAGTGCCATCCCCAGGGCAAAAACCCCACCCAAAATGTCAAAGAGTTTGTCTTTGGTCCAAGCATCAGAATCGGGAATAATCTCAACCTGCCGCGCTCTCCATATGAACTGATCTAATTCAGGACAATCCAATCTTTCACCAGAATCTATCTTGACTCGCCAGTTCCAGACCCCACCGATTCCAATGCAGGGCTTGCCATGCTGACAAAAACTGGCCGCCTTTTTTTCTCCCTCCGTTATATAGACAAAGATACTTGGATCACTTGCCGTTAAACGCCAATCCACCAAGGGGGGTAAGTAAAGATGGGGATCGGAGCCAGGCGGTTGATAATATTTGATTGTGTGTCCCTTGGCATCTTTGAGTGGTGGGAATAACTTCAATCGGGAGAAACCATTCCTGTTTCCATCCGGATCCCAATAGGAAATCTCATAGGCACTGGAAACAGCATTATACTTAGAACCCAGTTTTTGTAAGCGATGTGGGTTTACAGATTGAATGGCCAACTGACTAAGGGTTTGATCACTCAAGCCACTTTTTTGCAGATCGGTTAGGTGTTCGGGGTGAAGGTCAGACATCATTGCGTTTACATTTCCCCGGATCTTCCCAAAGGAGTTTTAACCTCGTCTCGCCACCCCGTCTTAATCAATGCTTCAACAGCTTCGATCGGAATGCGAATCAATCGCCCAATTTTTACGCTGGGCACTCTTCTTTCTAAAATGTCCCTCCGCCACGTTGAAGCCTTTCGTCCAGTCAATTCCTCTGCCTCAAAAACGCTGATCAGTTTTTCTGACTTCATGGTTCCTCCTTCTACACTATTGATCGATTTTGGTTGACAGGTATCTCCAATAGGAATATTTTATGTACACTATTATCATTTAGTAAATAGTTACATTATAGGGTACAAAATTGCTGAGGAAACATATAAATCATAGAGGGATTTGGTGGCACGGACCTGTGAGAATAGATCGGGACGTTATATTTCCATGGGACCTTAAGCCTTACAATCCATTTGATTATTACCATCCGTATAAAGCGACCAAGACCCGAAGAACGCGTTCCCTTTATCATCTGTTTGCAGATTTGGACGGCAATGACCCAATGAAATTGAAGGATTTTTGCCAAAAATTCGGGGTCTTGGGAAATCCCCACAAAATATGGATTCCCTTGAACAAGACCGCTTTTGGAAATCAGACATTCTATGACTTTGATCCGGAAATAGAGGATCCTGAGCAAAAAGACACAAGAGGAAGTGTTTTTCCTGATCAAAAACTTTGTTCAACAACAACGCTTTGGGAATTTCAGAGGGAGCAAAATGCAATGAAGGAAACTCTTCAATTCCTGGTCGAATGCGAAAATGCTAAGAACGCACGGACTCGACTGGCGGCAAAAGAAAAAATCTCAATGCGCATTGCTGGGGAACTTACAAAAGTAGTGATGCGTCCTGTTTGGAATAAAAGGGAGATGCGCTGGGTAACCCAGTGGGATAGTTTAACTCTATGCGGCCTAATGTATTTGATGCTTGCATTTGATCTTCAAAGCCCAGGTCGCAACCTTCTTTGTGGGAAATGCGGAAGGTTTTTTCTTGCCGTACATGCCCGTTCTGAATATTGCTCACCCCGATGTCAAAATGCTGCAAAAGTAGCACGTTTTAGAAGAAAGGAGAGAATGCGTCATAGAAAAAGATTAGGCGATAAAGGAAAGGAGTCTTAGTTATGGCAAGGCTTGGAGGCAAAGATAGAGGGATTGTTTTTAAAGATGGGAAGTGGTGGGTTAGGTTGTTCATCAATGGGCGAGAAAAGTGGTTTCGTGCAGAAAATAAAACACAGGCCAAGGCTTTGTATGGACGACTTAGGGCGGATATTCGTGAGGGCAAATATTTTCCTGAGAAATTTGATAAACAGAAAGACATTTCCCTTCGAGCCTGGATTGATCGCTATTTAGAGGGATCGACCAATCGAAACCTTGTCAATGAAAAACGACATGGTCGATTCTGGAAGCTATTGCTGGGAAAAAGAACGCTCGGCCAAATTACCATCGAAGATTGCCGGCGTACTCAAGCCAAAATTCGGGCAAAGGGAAAATGGAAGCCAGCGACGATAAACCGTTATATGGCCTTTCTGCGACGGGTACTTATGGTGGCTTTGAAGGAAGGAAAGATTAGTCAGAATCCCGTGAGCTCCGTAAAGTTTTTCCCCGAAGCCGAAAAGGTGCGTTTTCTTACCGATGAGGAATTACTCAACCTTCGTAAACATTTGGCAGAAGAAGAATGGAAACTGGTGGCTTTTGCTGTGGAAACGGGGATCAGGAGAGAAGAACAATTCCACCTCCGCTGGAACCACATTTCCTTTGAAGCCCAAACCCTCACCATTCCTCTTCCCAAAGGAGGGCGTACCCGGCATGTTCCTTTATCCACCCAAGCCTTAGAAATCCTTCGATCTCTGGATTCCATTCTTAATTCACCGTTTGTGTTTGCCGGCATCAAAGATCCGCTTCAACCTATGGATAGTCGCGCTTTCATGCGCCGAGCGTTTGAACCGGCCCTGCGAAAGGCCGCCATCCAAGGGGCTTCCTGGCATACCTTACGGCACACCACAGCATCACGCCTTGCCATGGCTGGCGTCCCGATACGAACCATTCAGGAAATCCTTGGTCACCGTGACATTGGGACAACCTTGAAGTACACCCATCTTGCCCCAAGCCACCTCAAGGAAGCCATTCAATTGGGCAGTTTAGCCAATTTGGAATCTCGAACTGGGAGTAAAACTGGGAGTGAGGGATTGCAAAGTAGGAAGGATGCTTCACAAGTGGTTGATTTGATGGCGCGCCAGTCTATCCTTTCTCAATCGATATCAAATTAATAAGATCGATTTCCAAACATTTCTCCTGTTTCTAGGCACATCTATCGGAGGTAAGCCCATGAAACGTAGACAGTTCCTAAAACTTTCTCTCATGGGTGGGATACTTGTCAGTTTCAGCGGAGGCGGATGCATGGGGCTGCTGGTAGGAAAGAATAAGGAAGAGCTCACGGTAGACTCTGCGTTAAGAAAACTAGACAAGTTTACTAACACAACGATTGTCCACCTTGGCCAATGGAGTCCATATCAAATTTTTACGCATTGCGCCCAAAGCGTAGAATATTCCATGTCCGGCTACCCTGAACATGATTCTGATCTCTTTAAGAGCACCGTGGGGACACTCGTGTTTTCATATTTTTCTTTACAAGGGAAAATGTCTCATGATTTAACCGCTCCTGTTCCCGGAGCGCCACCTATAGAAATCAAAGAAGATTCGACAAGCGCTTTGGTTCGATTACGGAAAGCTTTAATGGAATTTCAAGATTACCAAGGGAAGCTAGAGCCACATTTTTCGTATGGTGAGTTGTCAAAAGAGGAATTCACCGTAGCCCATGTCATACATTTGAATAACCACTTGGAAGAATTAAAGATCTAGCAACCGCTCCTCCCTTTCTTCCCCTGTCAGTGTTGCATACATTTACCCCATTGGAAAATAAGCCCTTGTAGCGATGGGAGCCTACCCTTTTCCTCCCTTGGATTACTTCTTAGTGCTCTAAACAAGGTGGGGTTGGAAATTAAGGCCGCCTCAGGCCTTACAGTACCGCATTATTCTTTTTTGGGGCTTGTTCGTCGGAAAAAAATATCAAGGAAGTTTTAGTTGAATAGGCGATTAGGTATGAAAGAGGTGTGAAAAAGGCAGGTCTTGCTGTGGTTCTAATAAGCAAGGTTACACGGCTTCTTTTTTGGCTTCGTGGGCGTAGAGGTATTGGTGGGGGACGGGTCGGAGATCCCAGACTAGGCCAAGCCACGAGAGCAGGACGAGTCCATAATAGGTCAAATCAATTTCCCACCAGAAAAATCCCTGACGGGCAGATGAGGCGTAATGGTGGTGGTTGTTGTGCCACCCTTCGCCTAGGGTGAGGAGGGCAAGGAACACATTGTTTCGGCTTTGGTCACTTGTCTCATAGCGTCTCTTCCCGATCAAATGGGAAAGAGAGTTAATCGTGCTGGTGGCATGTAACAAGACCACCGTAGAAATAAAAAATCCCCAAATCAGCATTTGCATCCCGTTGGTGCCAAGACCGGGCGCATAATGTTCCAGTAATGTTCCAAGTCCAAAAATTCCCACGGCAAAGAGGAATGGGATCAAGGTATCAAAACGATTGAGAAACTGTAACTCGGGGAATCTTGAAAAGTCCCCGACCACGTCATGCTTGGTGGAAAAGTTTTGTTTGGAGGTGAGCCAACCAATTTGACTCCACCAAAATCCGCTTTGATGTGGGGAGTGCAGGTCATTTTTTTTATCCGAATGTCGGTGATGGATGCGATGATGAGCTGCCCACCACAGGGGACCCCGTTGGACGGCAGTGGCTCCGACTAGGGCAAATATAAATTGACAGGTCCGAGAGGTCCGAAAAGCGCGATGAGAAAAGTAGCGATGATAGAATCCGGTGATGGCAAACATTCGAATTCCATACAGTGCCACGGCTACCGCCACGGCAATCCCGCTCCATCCTACCCATAGAACACCAAGACACATGAAATGCATGATGAAAAACGGAGCAGACTGTACCCAGTCTATCTGATGATGCTCTTTAGACGTGGGTTTGTGATCAACCGCGTGGGCATCAAACCAACGAATAATGGACGTCACGAATTTTGGACGGCTTAAGAAGGACATGCATTAACTCCTGTGTTTCTCACAAAAGTCACAAGGTTTGAAAAAGTAAACGAATTGGTCATGAAGAATCAAGAGGGGCGGGTCTCAAGATGA
This window encodes:
- a CDS encoding site-specific integrase, with translation MSLFLKFTLPSLVLFFPYFSIPCINYGSNNPGVFATVAVYIAVTLFIDFLCYFNYCTYNQHGVLMNIYRHDDTPIPLNSKPVKFLDRYRTWLRLNGYAWQTEKHYIMWVAKFIRFHGMKHPETLGSEDIAAFLSEKTLQEHWSPSTQKTALNALANVYTKFLGMDIGTLHFRYAAPGGTRTPNPRFRRPNRSR
- a CDS encoding cupin domain-containing protein, encoding MNRLTKLILFGAALAASVAHAQDPKDIPQKSGVTPTDLIVRGVDGTANLDFTVIDVKYEPGGVNRRHFHPAAVTFYVVSGTPVFQQEGKEPITLKPGDSLLVPAGTTHSHWNPSKTEGVRWLEFIVAEKGKGRSIRKP
- a CDS encoding CGNR zinc finger domain-containing protein — encoded protein: MKLKDFCQKFGVLGNPHKIWIPLNKTAFGNQTFYDFDPEIEDPEQKDTRGSVFPDQKLCSTTTLWEFQREQNAMKETLQFLVECENAKNARTRLAAKEKISMRIAGELTKVVMRPVWNKREMRWVTQWDSLTLCGLMYLMLAFDLQSPGRNLLCGKCGRFFLAVHARSEYCSPRCQNAAKVARFRRKERMRHRKRLGDKGKES
- a CDS encoding ATP-binding protein, with translation MVDKRANQFTKEDVDQIIKDEIQEGEGIEFKGQLPTKKGTSDPWQSGKGNISEYARDVILEEVIAFGNSYGGTVFLGVAESRDHPARAKEIFALRDCHDLADRIRKQCRDCIEPQIPIIECAGVATEKDGSGVVVIRVERSWLGPHRHKSTKECYVRRADRSEKLTMREIQDLTLQLNRALTTVDNRLKDRQLLFSENFKIFSSASEQAFGIRGTALPLHPVNVDRVHNREEIRPELKSFNASVGDLGTYPLCIPFHLHSYRPILRGTRGVGGTDHCLVSFETYSDGMIELTHLRKKDEYFQPFHLAASWAWSLFANVLFQVEKYRALLGSESLEFAFDIEIDAKNCQLGGLINFGYFDSVSQNLPQGTTIFPRYPIGPKEEFRSLHNIFIRDFLNSAGLNLNADINIDLNAPS
- a CDS encoding tyrosine-type recombinase/integrase, which codes for MARLGGKDRGIVFKDGKWWVRLFINGREKWFRAENKTQAKALYGRLRADIREGKYFPEKFDKQKDISLRAWIDRYLEGSTNRNLVNEKRHGRFWKLLLGKRTLGQITIEDCRRTQAKIRAKGKWKPATINRYMAFLRRVLMVALKEGKISQNPVSSVKFFPEAEKVRFLTDEELLNLRKHLAEEEWKLVAFAVETGIRREEQFHLRWNHISFEAQTLTIPLPKGGRTRHVPLSTQALEILRSLDSILNSPFVFAGIKDPLQPMDSRAFMRRAFEPALRKAAIQGASWHTLRHTTASRLAMAGVPIRTIQEILGHRDIGTTLKYTHLAPSHLKEAIQLGSLANLESRTGSKTGSEGLQSRKDASQVVDLMARQSILSQSISN
- a CDS encoding PDZ domain-containing protein gives rise to the protein MRFFLIASILLLSACAPNPFAKFYYDNTGGADLKALSAPPKSSVVEPTLIRGGDFESKTLAMREEGYDLIGHSRFNAAKIDESQALEQGKAVGAEVVVLHSEYTETLSGSLPLSLPNTQTQTTNLSGNVFGSGGSGSYSGTATTQTTGTQTTYIPYNVRRYDYTATFWVKGKEPVFGVKIRDLKEEERQLIESNKGVVVVVVVKGSPAFNADVLRGDIIRQIGEIEIIDRSTLPKVVEKYAGKGVDVLLLRNGEKISKHITLNLRK
- a CDS encoding phage/plasmid primase, P4 family; this translates as MMSDLHPEHLTDLQKSGLSDQTLSQLAIQSVNPHRLQKLGSKYNAVSSAYEISYWDPDGNRNGFSRLKLFPPLKDAKGHTIKYYQPPGSDPHLYLPPLVDWRLTASDPSIFVYITEGEKKAASFCQHGKPCIGIGGVWNWRVKIDSGERLDCPELDQFIWRARQVEIIPDSDAWTKDKLFDILGGVFALGMALIQRGAHVQFVKLPDTSGIKVGLDDWLVREGSLWGHVWYKLERISLDDPRLHKLAGWWQRWTRRQEEPTIMLRKVFPLTDYGNAERLVALHGDFIRYCHPWKKWLVWNGQQWIVDDTEEIVRLAKTTVRGIVNEAEKIEDKEDRKKVIRHSLQSEATPRLRGMIHLAESEAKIPVAPTELDNEPMLLNCRNGTVDLRTGELLPHDRRKLITKLAPVDFDANATAPLWEIFLCRIMQERQDLVDFLQRAIGYGLTGQANEQILFILYGTGANGKSTFLETIRTCLGDYAQQADFSTFLAKKQNAIPNDLARLVGVRLVTATECQEGKKLDEALVKQVTGGDKITARFLHQEFFEFTPTLKLFLATNHKPNIKGTDHAIWRRIRLIPFVETIPEEEQDKELKQKLSEEDQGILNWAIQGCLKWQSHGLGMPDDVKNATQSYRDEMDTLGGFLADCCIQEPQSFVPSKGLYESYKKWCVENGENPISQKALGLCLKERGLIDDRKANRRGWWGIGLRESARMS